The window ATCTCCTTTATTGGGTACTGATATTATGATAATATAATCGCATCTGTTGTGCATTGGCAAATGCCGGCAATAAGCGAATAATCAACTTAAACTATATAGAATTGGACAGCGGTGGATTTAGAACTAGTGGAATTCGATTTAACACTATACAGACTGTGGGAACAATTTATATCACATCATTAGGTAATACCAATCTAAAGGATCAAACTAATAGGGAAGGTCTTGTTCACAATAAAGCATACGATAACTTGAGAATTTTAATTAAATCAATTTTAAAAGACCTTCGAAATATTATTGAGGACTACTATCCCAAGAAACCCGAGAAAAAAGGCCCTGTGGAAACAGAAGAGATTCATGAAGCAATAACGCCTCTTTCTAACAGAATTAATAATTTAAAAGCAGAAATGTTTCTGTTGAGCGAACTTACAAAATCTTCAGAAGTACCAATATTCAATTCAGTTGTGAAATTAAAAAGTAATGTGGAGTCAATAGAACGGGAATATCTTGATCTGCAAAATTCGGTGACTGAGCTTGATGCAAAAATAAGCGAAGTTGAAAAACAACAGCGAAGAATATTCGATCTAGCAGGTATTGGTATGACTGCTGAAACAGTAGCTCATGAAATGAAAAGTTATTTGGGCCGCATTAATAGTTATTTGGTTGATTTAAGAAAAAGAGTTCCAGCAGAAAAAGATTCACTCACAACACTTTTACATAATACTAGAGCCTTGGAAGTTGTCGTTTCCAGGTTGGATTTACAATCTATAACAAAGAGACGTAGTAAAGCTAGAATGAACTTGGTGTCGGTTGTTAGAGAGATATGTGATAGTAAATTAATTACTTGGAACTTAGATGGTAATAATGAAATTATTATCAATATTGATCATGAAAGTGACTGTTTTATTAAAGCAAACCAAGGGATGATCGTGCAAGTTTTTGATAATTTACTGAACAACTCTCATTATTGGCTATTAAAACATAAGAAAGAAAACCCTTCAAAAGCATCTAAAATTCATATTCGTATTAATAGTAGTGCTGTAGTGGAGTTTTCGGATAATGGGACAGGAATTACGCATGGAGATGCAAGGTTTATTTTTGAACCGTTTTTTACACGGAAAATTGATGGGGAAGGTAGAGGATTAGGGCTGTATATCGTTTCTCAAATTTTGAGTTTTCATAACGCCGATATATATCTCTCTGATGAACAAAACGAACATGGTAATTATTATAAATTCATAATTGATTTATCCGAGACAATAATCTAAGGAAGGAAGTTATAAATTGAGTACTGCTTTAGAAACTTTAAAAGACACTATTACCAAAATGGGGATAAACAGTGCTGTAATAATAGACGATGAATTATTAGATAACCAGCAGGTTATTCTTGATATTATTAATGGTCAGTACGATAGTGAAGAATTTGAAGTACACTCTTTTGTGCAGAATCTAGGTTATACTATCGAGGGATTGAAAGAATCTGATGAATTTCCCGCAGAGATCATTAAGGAATTCAAAAAGATATTCCCTGATATTGTAAAGTCGGAGATCAGTGAGTTGTTAGATGTAGTGTTTTTGTTATTTGAGAATGATAAAATTCGATTACTTGATGGAGCTACCGAAAATCTTGAGACAGATAGTAATACAATCATCTTTCTTGATTATAAGCTTAAGGGTAGTGCGTTAACATCTGAAAGGTTGACAAAATTATTAGCTCAAAAAGAAACTTCTAATTCCGATCCAAGATGTATTGTCTTTATAAGCAAAGATGAATATTTTTCATTAGATTCGACAAAACGATTCCGAATGTTAGATTCCAAAGAAAAGTCTCAGTATTTTAGAGCTTTAAGAAATGAACATGACTCGAAATTTAATAAAAATTCTCTTTATGATTATATCAATAAGAAGCAGCTAATAACTCAAGAAAAAACAAGAAATGAACTTCATATGGTTTTTCAAAATCTGTATGGAGGCCAACAATTCTTCAGATTATTATCCAATGTTGAACAAATACTAATTCAAAGTAGTGAAGCAGTTTTAGGCCAATTTCATTTACTCAATGCCCGTTCCATTCAAGAATTAATTAGAGAAAAGGTTGTTGAAGAGGGTGAATCGGCTCCTGCTTTTTTAATGCAGTGGATTTCTAGGCACATTGCTAAGAAAGTGGAACAAAATGAGGAAGTAGCGTTTAAAATTGATCAAATTTTAAAAAATATAAACGAATGGAATCAATCGTTTTATGAGATTCATGAAGATATCGCATTAAGGGAAATTTTACTTTCTGAGATGTGGGATACAAAAGTTAACGAACGACATCTACCCGTCGATTTTGGCGATATTTTCGAGGTTTTATATAATGGTGAAAAAAAACGAGCTATACTTTTGACCCAAACGTGCACTTTAGCTGTTAGAAATAATGGGAAAAGAACCGGTAGAGTAGCCATGCTTGCATTAGAAAATCCAGAAAAGTTCAAGCTTCAATCTGGTGTTACGCTTGATGATTGGGAAGGCAAAAAAATCACTTTTGATTTGGATGAAACTATAAGCTACCCTATCAATTTTTTGGACATAACGACACTGAACTTTGATGGAAAAGCAGTTATTGAAAAGGAAAATGGAACTTCTGAAATGTCTTTTCCAACTAGATACCTTTGGAGTGATGGGTACAAAATAATGATTGAAAAACTAGTCAATAATCTAGTAGACAAGTTACTAGTTAACAGAAGCCCATTGTATCAAATTGACGAGACTTGGATGCCTTATGAAAATTTCTCTAACCAGCAAATATTGAAGTTCGAATTTCCCATAAGACGATTGAGCCGTTTAGATCAACAATATGCTTTATATGTTTTTCAAGCTGCTCAAGCTTGGTGGGGAAGGATCGGTCTTCCTGTGAATGTCAATTTTATGGATGATTATAGAGAAGTCACAGGGACAATCATAGTACAAGGAAAAGAAAGTAAGGGGAAATTCTTTGTCAAGCGACGTCTTAATGATATTACAGATGTAGGTGTTTTGATTGATGATATAAATGATTGTGTAAAAGCACTATTTGAAGATGATGATGAAACAAAGAGTGATTTAGAACGCTTGTTCACTAAGCCAGAACTTGCTCGATTTCACTATTCATCGGGACAAAAAATAATGTCACTTAAATCAGATAAGACTGCTCTTGAACTGCTCGGTAATAACAAAATATATATTAATATTATCAGTGAAGATCAATGTAGGATAGAGATTATTATGGGCAAAATAAGTAAATGTTTTTTAGAAGAAGAAGACATTACTAATCACATCGCAGGTTATGGTATGGATAAAGAGGGAAGGATTCGATTGAAAATTGCAAAAGCTTTATTGGAGGAAAAGAACCTTACTGAATTGATTGATCGAATTGGTAATAAAACAAATGATGATGAAGTATTTGGGCCAGTGGTTAGCTTATCATCAAACGATCAGGTTTTTCAATTTGAATTACATAAAAACCGGTTAAACATAAGGGTTTGTCGAGATATCCGTGTTTCTGAAAATATAGCTGCAGCAAAAGAATCTTATGAAACACCTGAGTAATTATACGATAATATGAGTATCGTTATTTAACGTCTTAGGATTTAGGGATTGATGGGAAGAGTAGCATATATATTCATTCCTCATTGTGAGGCAAGATCCGAATCATCTCGTTAAGGTAAGACTGCAGACACTGTAAGACTCGATTTCGAGCTTACAGTGTCTCCGGGCTAACCTCTTTTACTTTTACGAGTCAGCCCCATATTCTCCACCGGACTATACTTCTGGTGCTGCTGATGAATGTCCGTGCTAAATAGTTCTACATAGTACCGTACCATCTCAAGCGAACTGTGTCCTAATATTTGCTGCAAGGTAAAGATGTCGCCGCCGTTGATGATATAAAATTTGGCCATCGTATGCCTGAAGGTATGGGGCGATACCCGAGCGCTTGTGATTTGCGCGGCTTTACCGTATTCCTGAATGTTTTCTTGAATGGTGCGGCGATGCAAGGGCTTGTTATCGATATTCACAAAGAGTGCTTTCGTCTCTAATTCCCCGCGTTCCGCCAGGTAGCTTTTTAATACTTGTACGCAGGTTTTTTGAATAGGCACCCGTCGCGCTTTGCGGCCCTTGCCCATTTTGATGCGGATCTCGCATTCCTTCAAATTGACGTCATCGATCTCCAAGGCAATACATTCCCCTATTCGCATTCCCGTCTCGAGCAAAACCATCATAAGTGTGTAATCGCGGAGTCCGGAGAAGGTATTGCGATCGGGTTGATTGAGCAGCAGGATTACTTGTTCTTTCGTCAACGTTTGGATCATTTTTTTCTCGGCGATAACAAGGTCGAATTGCTCGGAAACATTGTGCGCCGTCATTTTCTCTTCATATAAATATGTGAAAAATGCTTTGCAGCTTTTAAGCCGACCGTTAATGGTGTTGCTTGCCAGTCCCTTGTCCAGCATATAGCTGGTAAAATGTTGTTTGATTTGCTTGCCCGTTATATTTCGATAATCTAGGGGAATGTTTTGCTCTTGAAATACCTTTTGCATGTAATGCAGGTTGTATTCATAAAATTCGAGGCTATTTGGCGACAGGTTCTTGGCTCTGTTATGCAAAATGAAGGATCTCACAGCTTGATCAAAGGTTATTTGCTGAGTCTGAGGCTCGACTGTCTGGATCGGCGACAATAATGAATTATTTCGGCGTGCCATATTATTTCCACTCTCCTTCGTCATTCAATTCTTCCCGATGCATAAGGAACTCAACCGGGCTGGATTTCTCATGCTGAAGGTGGAGGTCATTGCCGAAAAATTCAATATAGCGCCGCGTCATATCTAGCGTTGTATGTCCCAAAATGTATTGCAAGGTTAGAATGTCCCCGCCGTTCATAAGGTACATTTTCGCCATCGTATGCCGGAAGGTATGGCAGGACCCTCGTACGCCTTGTAGAGCTGTTTTTTTGCAATGGTCACGGACAATTTTTTCAATGGCCGCTTTTCGCAAGGGCTTATTGTTTAATGTGATCCAAACCTCATCGAAGGGTAAGGAACCGCGTTCCTGGATATACTTTATAAGCGTCTTCAAACAAGTAACCTGAATGGGAACGATGCGCGGCTTCCGGCCTTTGCCCATGGGAATGCAGATGCTCTGGTTTTGAAAATCAATATCCGAGAGCTTCATGTTGGTGAGCTCCATCACCCTCATCCCTGTTTCGAGCAAAACGAGCATCATGGCATAGTCGCGCAATCCAGTGAACGTGGCTTGGTCGGGTTGCTCAAGAACGGCTCTAACCTGATCCTCCGTAAAGGTAAACAGCATCTGGTTGTGGGCTTTGATGACCTTGAGACCGTCGGCAAGATTCGTTTCCATCAAGCCATCCTGCCATAAAAATTTGAAGAAGCCTTGGCAGGTGCGAATGCGGCCGTTTATGGTGTTGGCGGTCAGTTTCTGATCCATCATGTAATGAATCATGCGCTGGCTCAAGTCGGTAGGGACGAGCGTTTTGAGTTCCAGCTTGAAGTGATCCATAAAATGCTCAAACGCCTGCAGATGAAATTTGTAAAAATCAATGGTGGTCGGCGCAAGGTTGCGGTACCGGCAGTCGAGCAAGTACAATCGGACGGCTTCGCGGAATTGGACGCGCGGCGAAACGTTGACCGGCAAAACAAACGATTGGCTGTCATAAGCCTGAGCTTTTTTCATTCGGAATTTCATCCTTTCCTCGTTAAGGATTAGTGAGGAAAAGATTAGCGCGGGTGCTGCTTATCGGTTGCACCAAACAATGCGGTATATGCGCTCGCTAAACCTTGCGAAAATCGGCGCAAAATTTTCCTGAAAAAAATGTTTGCATTCGGCGAGAAAACCTGATATTATAACACTTGTCGCTGTTACGAGCGGAATGAACCACCTCCTAAGTACTCACCAATCTTAGGATCTAGCGGGTTTCCCGTGGGGGTTCAAGTCCCTCCACGCGCATAACCAGTGCATCTCTTGAATTTACAATAAGAGGAAACAACCGCTGAAGGCCAGCGGTTGTTACATTATGTTCACTCTATTAAAAATAAATGAAGAAAGTCCGGCTGCGATAAACCATTTTCGCGCGACCGGACTTTTAGTCATTCTCCTATACCCTGCATACGCTTCCCGGACAATCCTCACAATGACAGAGATCCCGAAGGTAATTCAAGTCTTTGATCACAATATGACCCTTCTCTGTGGCGATAACCTCCATCTGTTTGAGGTCGCTCAGCATCCGGTTAACGCTTTCCCTGCTCGCGCTGATCATCTCTGCCAATTCGGTATTGGTGATTTTCTTGTCGATGATGCGGTAGGGTCCGTAGTCTTTTCCGTAAGTATTGTTTAAACGGATCAACGTCGAGCAAAGAGCGCCCGGCTTTCCGAACATCATCAGGTCGCGGAATTTG of the Ferviditalea candida genome contains:
- a CDS encoding sensor histidine kinase; translation: MANAGNKRIINLNYIELDSGGFRTSGIRFNTIQTVGTIYITSLGNTNLKDQTNREGLVHNKAYDNLRILIKSILKDLRNIIEDYYPKKPEKKGPVETEEIHEAITPLSNRINNLKAEMFLLSELTKSSEVPIFNSVVKLKSNVESIEREYLDLQNSVTELDAKISEVEKQQRRIFDLAGIGMTAETVAHEMKSYLGRINSYLVDLRKRVPAEKDSLTTLLHNTRALEVVVSRLDLQSITKRRSKARMNLVSVVREICDSKLITWNLDGNNEIIINIDHESDCFIKANQGMIVQVFDNLLNNSHYWLLKHKKENPSKASKIHIRINSSAVVEFSDNGTGITHGDARFIFEPFFTRKIDGEGRGLGLYIVSQILSFHNADIYLSDEQNEHGNYYKFIIDLSETII
- a CDS encoding tyrosine-type recombinase/integrase, which translates into the protein MARRNNSLLSPIQTVEPQTQQITFDQAVRSFILHNRAKNLSPNSLEFYEYNLHYMQKVFQEQNIPLDYRNITGKQIKQHFTSYMLDKGLASNTINGRLKSCKAFFTYLYEEKMTAHNVSEQFDLVIAEKKMIQTLTKEQVILLLNQPDRNTFSGLRDYTLMMVLLETGMRIGECIALEIDDVNLKECEIRIKMGKGRKARRVPIQKTCVQVLKSYLAERGELETKALFVNIDNKPLHRRTIQENIQEYGKAAQITSARVSPHTFRHTMAKFYIINGGDIFTLQQILGHSSLEMVRYYVELFSTDIHQQHQKYSPVENMGLTRKSKRG
- a CDS encoding tyrosine-type recombinase/integrase, with translation MKKAQAYDSQSFVLPVNVSPRVQFREAVRLYLLDCRYRNLAPTTIDFYKFHLQAFEHFMDHFKLELKTLVPTDLSQRMIHYMMDQKLTANTINGRIRTCQGFFKFLWQDGLMETNLADGLKVIKAHNQMLFTFTEDQVRAVLEQPDQATFTGLRDYAMMLVLLETGMRVMELTNMKLSDIDFQNQSICIPMGKGRKPRIVPIQVTCLKTLIKYIQERGSLPFDEVWITLNNKPLRKAAIEKIVRDHCKKTALQGVRGSCHTFRHTMAKMYLMNGGDILTLQYILGHTTLDMTRRYIEFFGNDLHLQHEKSSPVEFLMHREELNDEGEWK